A stretch of Bombus vancouverensis nearcticus unplaced genomic scaffold, iyBomVanc1_principal scaffold0077, whole genome shotgun sequence DNA encodes these proteins:
- the LOC143305042 gene encoding omega-amidase NIT2-A-like, giving the protein MPEIEGDKLYNTCTIWGPDGTLIAKHRKVHLFDIDIPNKITFRESDSLSPGNSLTTFDVKGCKIGIGICYDIRFEEMARIYRNKGCQMLIYPAAFNMTTGPLHWSLLQRFRANDNQLYVACISPARVP; this is encoded by the exons atgcctgaaatagagggcgataaattgtacaatacctgtactatttggggtcccgatggaactttgatagcaaagcaccgaaag gtacatctattcgacatcgacattcctaataagattacttttcgagagagtgattcactcagtcctggtaactccctaacgacgttcgatgtgaagggctgcaaaataggtattggcatttgctatgatattagattcgaggaaatggcacgcatttatcggaacaaag gttgccaaatgctgatatatccagcggcattcaatatgaccactggaccactgcactggtcattacttcagcgtttcagagcgaatgataatcaattatacgttgcctgcatatcaccggctcgtgttccttaa